The nucleotide sequence atgtgaaaaatttattttattacaaatgtttgcaggtacctacctaatgtgtGTATGAATTagctagttatttcatacattacctggagtaaatacATTTACAGTAACATACACCATAGGTACTAATGCGCATGTGCTTAATGAGAAGGGTAGACAATTTGACAatgatttcattcatttttatagGCCACCCTCCCGTAGATTGCGGTAGATTGCCAAAAAACGAACGTGATTCGCAAACCTCGGGTATGCCATGGGATGTCACCGTTCTCCGATCAGATAAGCAAACTAAGATGGTATGCTTGGGCACTATCATAACTTCCAGAGTAATTCTAACCTGTAAGTTGAAAACTTTcgagatttttcaaagaaattgcaaattttggtgGTACCGAACATAACATAGGTACCCTCTTTTATTTGACTCGAGAGGGAATTTTCCTTTCCCTTTGGATTCGTGCTTAAAATACTAACATATGATtcgtacctatacatatatgtaATTGTTTCGTCGTATAGGGtgaatgtgcctaagtttgcgcagcAACAAattctcagaaccagtgagagttacaacCCTACAACATTGACACCacctttacttgaaagaagaatcaaaatgaccatacttaacgctttttggtgatggtagcaccaagtgttgccaactgacaagcaaaaaacttttttttctaatttttttataacttttccaataaaagttgcacacgacaatttttatggaaatggcagtagaaatctaaataagctatttttagattcgtcattgtctggggattataacaagcacatatttcaagtattttctgcttcaattaagtttcaatttttcaatttttttaaaaaaacacccctgtgcgtaggattgcgatttttattttttgccactTTTCTAAACTGATACCTAatgatacttttcaaaattttcattaagaattcaatttatttgaatgaaatgacaccttataCAGTCAAACCTGGATAAGTGGAATCGCAAGGGAAacggatttttttccacttacaTAGGTTTTCCACTAAAGTAggtttcacttatagaggttgaACAAATTGGAATTCCAGTTACGGAGGTTTTTGTTTCCCTACCACTTCCCCATCTAAACCCATGTTAAAGTCTTATATAAGTGGAATTTTATTCTGAGTAGCAGGACCTCTGGAACTGAAATGTTGctttcgttttacctctataagtgaaattcCCCTCCTTCTTACCTCTTTAACTGGAACGAATTCCACTTCTGGAGGTGCTGTTATGATAAATGTTTCAGTTATAGAGGTAAGAAGGAAAagaatttcacttatagaggtaaaacgaaagCAACATTTCAGTTCCAGAAGTTCTGctactcaaaacaaaattccacttACATAGGTTCTGTTTCCATTTAAAGAGGTGACTTTAACATGGGCTTAGATAGGGAAGTGCTagggaaacgaattttattccaCTTGTAGAGGTTTTCCACTTACATGGGTTCCACTTATCCAAGTTTGACTGTatactatagacactggacctgtggagtaagacaaccaactggcagccatcttgccaaaaaaaacctgtgtagagccaatttctcccgctgagtGTTCTTGGCTGCGCTGCTGTCGATTTCTTGAACAAACTACATGCAaaatacagcgcagccaagagcactcagcgggagaaattggctctaCACAAAACTCACTACCATCCCTTTCCCCCATTGCCTGcggattgaagtacagcgcagccaagagcactcagcAGGATAAATTATCCCTACACAAACTTTCTTTACCGTTTCcattcccctcggcctgcagttggttgtcttactccgcaggtccagtgtctatactgTATACGTATTATagagtttactccttgtcaaaagctagggagaaatgggtgtaatgctagaaataccagatatgagcgcatttccaTTTTGGTgcactcagaagtttcaaatatcattaattaaacaatattgatGAATGTGCACAATCTTGGGAAGTTGAATGTGCAATCTTAGGAAGACATATGCCAAAGTTTGTGCatttaactttttttggttGTTGGTCAAAATATTGTAGTGGGGACTAGGGATCCCAAGTGACCCACCTAGATGAGAATTTATGCCCAGGCGGAGGCTACACTGATTAGATCAGTGCCCCAGGGTGGATTAGTTCCATCCAAGGGTAGCCGGAGCCGCAGATGACTGCCTCTGTGCAGTTGGTTTAACCTCTTTCTAGATGCAGCACTTTTAACGCCGGGTGCATGCTCTATTTAAGCCAACACTCAGCAGAAGAACATCATATGTAGTATATGTCAGACGTCAGACATATGACGGCTGACACTTTATGTGCAATACTATTAAATATGCGTTGGAACAGTACTTCTAGTCTCTTCTTGTATATTAGTAGGGTTGTACTTGGTTGGGCGATTGTATAAGGCCTAAGCCACCTTGGGCCTGTTAAGTCCCCGAGTCTAGAGGTGCCCTTGTGAGACTAAGGATGAAGGAGGGCCCCCAGGGTGGGCCTTCTCCGTCCCTAAGTCCTAAGAAGGCACCTCTAGATTCAGGGTCTTGACAGGCCAAAGGTGGCTTAGGCCATATACAATAGTTGCCCAACCAAGTACACCGAACCCAACACCCCAATAAAGAGACCAGAGTACTGTTTACATATGGTGTATTGGATGTAGGTGCACAACCGTCAGTTGTATGTATGCCTGACTAAATACAATACAAAGTATTATTCTGCTGTAAGCGTTTTACCTTTTGCTAAGCACACAGTGTTAAATATGCTACGCCAAATATAAAGATAAAACTGCCATGAGGCAACTATCAGCGGCTGTGGCTACCTATCTGTGGAACTAATCCACCAGAGAGCGCTGGTCTTACTACAAGAACCAGTGTAGCCTCCGCCTGGGCATCAAGTTCCCACCTTAGCTGGGTAACTTGGGAGTCCCAATTCTCCACTAcaatatcaaaaacaaaatggattaaaaattttatttctggcgTAATATAGCCGAATGTTTGAAGAACCTTGtccttctgtacaaatttcaatattctagttCCTTTTCATAAAAgtagtgactgtttgaaaattaggtgcgtGAACCCTACCTATTTATGTTGTCCTTGTCCAAGTGACTAATAACGCGCAATGTTATTGTTCTTTAATATGTACACTAAGCTGAACACTGCTTGCTCGCCAGCGTTTTTGATCAGTATGACCACAAATCTATGAGCCGCCGAAATCCCTTGGATCCCGCAATGTTCGAAGTAGTGCATGTGAATGATCTAGTTTATCAAATTAATTCAACATGGTGGAGCCGTGTGAAGTATTTTACATCCgaatttgtgaacatttttaaaaaaaccaaattttctaCACCACTGAAGGTAAGATACTGGTATTGTATCTACATcacttttaatcgaatttttcaactacCTAGGTGATGAGTAGGTGCCTACCTTGTAGTTTATTTTTCACTGTTCAACAGGATAAGAACTTTATTATAGGTGTAGGTAGCAACTGTCGcattcaagtacatacttacccaGGTAATTTCATATTCTTCCCTGTGGACATTTTTACATACaataaatttactcgtattaatGAACAATCAATAAGTAGTGTGATTTCAAAATATCTGATCAAATTGCTTCATTGAATAGGcacctattttcattttttttttctctctctctgaaGCATTGACTAGGTTACAGTTGAAACATATTCCAGTTTTCGTAGtccttgaataaaaatcaataataccTACTAGGATAGtttacttacttaggtacctactacctactacctataagacgtataattattttaatgttaTAGATTGAAGAATTTCGTTACTTCAAGCACGGAAATCAAGACGAATCCCTCTATCATGACCCATTAATAGTAATtatggaaaaagaaatcaagTTTGACTCGCACGTTTACCCAGCTTGTGTTCAATGGGAAACCCCCAAAAGACTAAACATTACTACTGGAATAGCAAAGGTATAAGTTCTTTAAAACATATATAATTGTAAGTAGACCTAATTTTATACCCATTCAAGTACTTATGTGACTACTACGTATTGCTACAATTACCTAATGCTAGACTTTTTCATCTCCTTCATGACTGGCATCACTCcaagatctgctgttatttcctcagatgggactctgtcccTGAGAGttacccctgccgttctcctcatgaatttgaattttatctcCACTGCAGTTATTCTTCTTtaatcagatttcttcagtgcccatacctcgcttccataagtcatcattggtattgctagggtattgtacacaggcaatcttgtttcttttcacaccttactgcttctcagggtcctattcgTCAGTCCaatgactctcaggaactttgcaatctttccactaacatctacttctccctggtgtgatatcgtgtttcccaggtatttgaaattattgacctgttcgatgatttttccatttattacaatcttgcattttactggttcctttcctttgaaggccattgtttttgttttctcagatgatattctcatatcatacttttctgatgtctttgttagattgtacattgatctctgtaggtcatcttctgttttggCTAGTACTGCTTGCTCATCAGCGTTTTTGGTCAGTATGACTACAAATCTATGAGCCGCCGAAATCCCTTGGATCCCGAAATGTTCGAAGTTACGCTCGCGAATGATATAGGTTATTTCACTAGGCCAACATGGTGGACCCGTATGAAGTATTATGCATCCTTATTCGTGGACCCAACACCCAAACGTTTAACACCACTAATGGTAAGATACTGGTATTGTATTACATcacttttaatcgaatttttcaacctACCTGGGTGATAAGTAGGCAATGCCTACTTTGTAGTTTGTTTTTCActataaaaagtaggtaaacttacctacctataggatAAGAACTTTATTATATAGGTATAGATATCAACACTGTCGCATTCAAGTATAcattttacctacttatacctaGGTAATGAATTTCTCATAAGTACGTATTTATATTCTTCTCTGTGGACATTTTTACGTACAACCAATTTACTCGTAATGAACAATCAATAAgtgtgatttcaaaatttctgatcaaattGCTTCGTCGAATAGGtgcctattttcattttttttctctctcagaaGCGTCGACCTAGGTTGCGGTCGAAACGTATATTCGTAGTCCtcgaataaaaatcaataataccTACTTGGATAATTTACTtagatacctactacctataagtacataatatacatatatgtacctattataataTGTTACAGATTGAAGAATTTCGTTATTTCAAGCACGGAAATCAAGACGAATCCCTCTTTCATGATGTATTAATAGTAATtatggaaaaagaaatcaagTTCGACTCGCACGTTTACCCAGCTTGTGTTCAATGGAGAAACCCCGAAAGACTAAACAATACTACTGGAATAGCAAAGGTAATTCAAGTACCAATTTGTGACCATGACGTCGGTAGCAGATActagatacctaggtactttgAAACATGAACAAAATTAGCTAGGTACTATTTGACTTTTTGCCCAACCTGCAAATTGAAGGGACCGCaaacgattttttatttcaaaaattcgcggAAATGaatacagtatgacacagaagtagtgcccggtggctttttttcaagtggaaagagctagagagatgaatgaagtggcgttgagtagggaaaaataagggcctTCAAAagcgaacttgaaaatttcaggcccatgcacagggtgtccacaaattcaAAAACCGGTCTGGTCAAAACATTCAAACTGGTATTTAATGGCGCAATATGTATTCtgcacactaaggcgacaaaaacgtaatatcaattttttgaaaccggttcattaatttgcaaccagttaacaaaaaatacccaaaaactgtagatagagaaaaaagcttgaaacaaaagttgtagagcgtgaaaaattacacaattctgtctaatcacattttgaaaccggttcattggtttgtattgagcaaccagtttttgaaaatcattcaaaagttagaggtagcaaaaaaaaagcttgaaacaaaaagtGCAGAGtgtcgctgatcggattttgaaaccggttcattaatttggaaccagttatcaaaaattgcctaaaaattggagatgcggaaaaaagcttgaaacatgttatggggcatgaaaaattacaccattcGGTTCAATCACATgttgaaaccagttcatcaatttgcatttagcaaccagtttttgagaaTCATCTAAAAGTTAgagatattgaaaaaagcttgaaacaacaGTTATAGGGcctgaaaaattacaccattcTATTCAGGCACAttctgaaaccggttcatcagtTTGCATTTAACAACCAGTTTTTGagaatcacctaaaaattgaaactagagaaaaaagcttaaaacaaATGTTGTGGAgcgcgaaaaattgaaccatttttgctaatcggattttgaaaccggttcattaatttggaaccagttatcaaaaattacctaaaaattgagtgttgtagagtgtgaaaaattgaaccattctgtagagtgtgaaaaattgaaccatttttgcaaatcggattttaaaaccggttcattaatttggaACCAGTTAtctaaaaatacccaaaaactgtagatagagaaaaaagcttgaaacaaaagttgtagaacgtgaaaaattacacaactctgtctaaattacattttgaaaccggttcattggtttgtaTTGAGCAAACCATGAtgaaccagtttttgaaaatcacctaaaagttAGAGGTAgcaaaaaaaagcttgaaaaaaaaggtgcagagcgtgaaaaaattgaaccattttcgctgatcggattttgaaaccggttcattaatttggaACCAGTTATCataaattgcctaaaaattggagatgcaGAAAAAAGCATGAAACAAGTTACGGAGCATGATAAATTACACCATTCTGTTCAATCacgttttgaaaccggttcatcagtTTGCATTTAGCTACCAGTTTTTgagaattgcccaaaaattggaaatagagaaaaaaacttgaaacaaaagttgttgagcgtgaaaaattgaaccatttttgctaatCAGATTTTAAAACCTGTTCATTAATTTAGAACCAGTTAtctaaaaatacccaaaaactgtagatagagaaaaatgcttgaaacaaaagttgtataacgtgaaaaattacacaactctgtctaaatcacattttgaaaccggttcattggtttgtaTTGAGCAACCatgaaccaatttttgaaaatcacctaaaagttAGAGGTAgcaaaaaaaagcttgaaacaaaaggtGCAGagcgtgaaaaaattgaaccatttttgcaaatcggattttaaaaccggttcattaatttggaACCAGTTAtctaaaaatacccaaaaactatagatagagaaaaaagattgaaacaaaagttgtagaacgtgaaaaattacacaactctgcctaaatcacattttgaaaccagttcattagtTTGTATTGAGCAACCAtgaaccagtttttgaaaatcacctaaaagttagaggtaacaaaaaaaacttgaaacaaaaagtgcagagcttgaaaaaattggaccatttttgcttatcggattttgaaaccggttcattaatttggaaccagttatcaaaaattgcttaaaaattggagatgcataaaaaagcttgaaacaagtcatggggcatgaaaaattacaccattctgttcaatcacattttgaaactggttcatcagtatgcatttagcaaccagtttttgagaatcacctaaaaattgaaaatagagaaaaaaacttgaaacaaatggtgtagagcgtgaaaaattgaatcatttttgctaatcagattttaaaaccggttcattaatttggaaccagttatcaaaaattacctaaaaattggagatacagaaaaaagcttgaaacatgaatgttgtagagtgtgaaaaattaaaccatttttgctgatcagattttgaaacaggttcattaaatcgcagcaagccatcaaaaattacctggTTGCGAGTTAATtggctattttcaaaatccgatcagcaaaaatggttcaatttttcacaccccACAACATttgttttaagcttttttctctattttcaatttttaggtgattctcaaaaactggttgctaaatgcaaactgatgaaccggtttcaaaatgtgtgaTCAAcgtatccaaatttcagcctcctaggtcatccccactccttttaagatggaaaaccCCGAAAAGAGGGGCAAAATTAGAGGATTTTCACCTTAATTCCGCTTcaatggagtggggatgacctaggaagctgaaatttggatatgttgatcacataTGGCGCGGCGttctgtccgatggtatgattttggacctttttcatccatttggggtcatgttatgccccctccaaaaaattacctctctataattttcaactttgaccctccccactcgagaggtcaactctagctcccaaaagaatcccattccccaagtttgacttcattttatcaattagaacaggttacaagtcccaagtcataaaatgtaaaattattaaaatcacgtcactttgaagGGTCGTAGCGCTACGCCCCCTTGAGGCtggggagttggtcgatagctcatttgataggtattagAGAGCacatgaaatgatcactgagctcattttactcaaaattcaatatttcaggagttcttgacgaaaaactgattttggaggGCTTTGATccaatgtgggggggggggtagctcgaggggtaggggcggggacttttagtatgttgttcagcataccaccctagacaatatttatcaaaaaaacctttgatcccaattaaattgcattttgactgggctaaataggtatacctacaaaaAGTATTATTGGTAAAATTGCAAGTCAGTTTGCCGAATACCTGTACCTTATACTTCTTACGTAATATAATTATAATGACCGctatgaatttcaatttcaggtaGAACAATTCAGTACAGCTGCACACCAATTCGGATTCCGTAACAAAGATTACTCTTTCATGAGCCACGACGCATGCCAAGAAAACCCAACATATCCTTACTTCGTGTTCAACTGGGCAGGTCTCCTGCGTAGTACTGACGATGCGCCAAACACAGACCGCCATGATATTAAATTATTTATGAAACCTAAGCCTACTGCCCTACACGAAGGAAAATTGTTTTGTCTAGAGGTGAAGCAGAACGAATCGATCACTTCTCAGACTTTAGTCGGCAGCGGTGTTATGATCAAAACAGATCGTCGCTACTTTATTCGAGGAATTGCAGGACCAAGACTCTTGAGATACCAATCAAACGACGATGCTGCTTTCAAAGATTTCATGAATACAATTCGTAACGTCGCAAACATTTCgtttcaacacttttcaaaaaatatttctgatgCTAACGGGTCATTTGATCCTGAATTTGTTCAGGAAGCAGTCTTCGTATTTAATTATAACTTTGCGAGTATTCTGCGGAATCATCTTAAACCAGTTGGAGAGTTGTTGACGAATCATCCAGAAAAGTTGCTCGGTGTTACAGATGTGGCTGACTATGTAGATTGGATCAAACATGTTGTAGCTGAAGTCGACCCATATTACATACTAGGATtataattatatgtaggtatacctatactagCACATAGAGAGcgaatgttttttaaaacttgtttaaactttttacaaaacgaaactttctttatttctttcttttttcttctttttttttctgtctttttcaCGTCAGTTGAGTCAAGTACCTAGTTAGGTATATACCCAGGTACTCTTGTTGTATGTAGTCTTGTAGAAATGGCTCCGGTTAATGTGAAAGTGTTGTAATGTACTTAATCCGAAAACATCTGTAAATATTCGCCTTTTAGGTGCCTAATATGTAATCcattaaaattctgaatttcgGTTGTTGTAGTAAGTATTCgtttctgaatgaaaattgccaaatatacaactacttatgtaggtacctacttagttggTAGTGGAGTACgtatgataaaaataaaacccaAACATTTCTTTATCAATAGTACACTTTTAGCACACTACCATCACCACAGCATCTACTTGTCAACATGTACGGACAGGTGTCAGGAGCTCAGGACACCTTTGAAGTCTTTTAGaccttggaatttttcaaatagacacaaaatttttcgatttgattgaTCTTGATTGAGTTTTACAGCTCAAAGTtctttaaagaaatttttatagaaattgaaTAACTATTCTCGTCAAATtgtaacctcatttttgaaaattcccacggtgtttgagtaaaaaatctcaaaaaactcaaCAGGATCCAATTCATTACTTgaagcttaaaattcttcaaaactgctcaaggTAAGGataaggaaaattttgattctatgTCACATTCGCAATTCAATctttgatccaattttggagctcaaaattctccatcttgctgaaacaaaaattgatataaattttgaattcctgtcaaaatgtttaaaattttgacaggtcacaTGGAGGACACCTGCcacattctcaaaaaatctaaaaaatcataaatcgatttcaggagctcaaaattcttgatggaaatttttgattttgcgtTGAAATTCAATCATTACCTACATACCCAATTTTGgagctcaaaattcatcaaaatacgCTCACAGAAAATGTCACAGAAATTATGAATTCTAATCGAAAGTTGAACCCATTTGACAAATCACACGATGcctatttcgaaatattttcgggatttttgaaaaagggtttCTGATACCCACCAAATCAAGTTGATGTTGAAAtgtcaacagaaaatcaaaatctctatcaaaactttttttgggcgtTTAAAAAACATTGAGTAGGCTATAAGTAAGCGATGAAGTTGAAATTgagtcacaatttttgaaataagtagtAGAAAAAGTATCACGTACAGGTATACCTATACTAAGATGGATTATTTGCCAAtaaattcaaatgtttcaacAAGAATGACTTtattttggagcatttttgaagaatttcgagtttaaattCGGATTGTGATTTTcgatattgatgaaaaatactctTATCCACTCCAACGAACCGAATTTTACCATGTTTGGCCATTGTGGATCCtctagcgcgattttcgatttctccagaaccCAGTAGAGGCTTCCATTGTTAGCGGTATTGTTGTAGCGAGGTTTTGAAAAACGGTGTAATGTTATGAATTTGCTGCTGTCCCAAAATAATTTGCACGCTAGTCGCTACTATACATACAGTGTACATCCATGCGTAGTCCGATAGTCCATGCTACTAAGCGCCCCTATCGTTGAACCAAACAACAACATTGCTCTGCCCACCTGAACAAAAACCGGTATTGGTGGCGAATTTCACCACCCTGTACCCTTTACCCTTAGAGGGTTGCAAGCCAAGTGACCTgcctcgaaaaaaattgaaacagtcTTTGTTTAGTCTTCTGTTCGCTGCGTCTGTTTTTCATTTGTTAGGTACTTACTACTAGTTAGACTTACCTAGACCacgtgttttttcaaacatggtGAAAATGATTTGTTTTAATAATGGTATTGCGCGTGTTTTCGtctgtttatttttattacatctTGATCCAAACTCCACAGGTAAGTTTAGAGACAATAATAATGTATATTCAATATCTACGATTGGTTTGTGCAATGTGACCTACAGGTGTTACCTATATTTGCTTAGAATTTGGAGGAAAAAAGCATGATATGGTACCTactatgacgtcagatttttggttggaccccatccacggcctccaacaatttttttggacttttacctatttgggggaggttctgggagcaatgggtgaggtcaatttaaaaaactaaggctatattcgtgttcagcgatatcgaaaacatactatttcatgtgtcacacgattgaaaccacTTTTTTCAGCTTGCCCCCCCCTCCTTGGGAAGTTGCTGgtggccgtggatgggtccgaccagaaatctgacgtcatattcgtgttcagcgtcaccaaaaataTACTacttgatgtgtcgcacgaaaaaaccatttttgaacattttaccccatttggggaggtgctgggggccgtggatggggtccaatcgaaaatcta is from Planococcus citri chromosome 1, ihPlaCitr1.1, whole genome shotgun sequence and encodes:
- the LOC135839479 gene encoding uncharacterized protein LOC135839479 isoform X2, with product MLSSPHMNNTYKCIKNIEDESKSCVSNGTVFELTVIKINCDPGYSVNGKDELVSVCYDNEWVPPIKECIISHPPVDCGRLPKNERDSQTSGMPWDVTVLRSDKQTKMVCLGTIITSRVILTSEHCLLASVFDQYDHKSMSRRNPLDPAMFEVVHVNDLVYQINSTWWSRVKYFTSEFVNIFKKTKFSTPLKIEEFRYFKHGNQDESLYHDPLIVIMEKEIKFDSHVYPACVQWETPKRLNITTGIAKYCLLISVFGQYDYKSMSRRNPLDPEMFEVTLANDIGYFTRPTWWTRMKYYASLFVDPTPKRLTPLMIEEFRYFKHGNQDESLFHDVLIVIMEKEIKFDSHVYPACVQWRNPERLNNTTGIAKVEQFSTAAHQFGFRNKDYSFMSHDACQENPTYPYFVFNWAGLLRSTDDAPNTDRHDIKLFMKPKPTALHEGKLFCLEVKQNESITSQTLVGSGVMIKTDRRYFIRGIAGPRLLRYQSNDDAAFKDFMNTIRNVANISFQHFSKNISDANGSFDPEFVQEAVFVFNYNFASILRNHLKPVGELLTNHPEKLLGVTDVADYVDWIKHVVAEVDPYYILGL
- the LOC135839479 gene encoding uncharacterized protein LOC135839479 isoform X3 yields the protein MVKMICFSNGITRVFVCLFLLYLDPNSTVLCDAANELKSTLAPKICKVPMLSSPHMNNTYKCIKNIEDESKSCVSNGTVFELTVIKINCDPGYSVNGKDELVSVCYDNEWVPPIKECIISHPPVDCGRLPKNERDSQTSGMPWDVTVLRSDKQTKMVCLGTIITSRVILTSEHCLLASVFDQYDHKSMSRRNPLDPAMFEVVHVNDLVYQINSTWWSRVKYFTSEFVNIFKKTKFSTPLKIEEFRYFKHGNQDESLYHDPLIVIMEKEIKFDSHVYPACVQWETPKRLNITTGIAKIEEFRYFKHGNQDESLFHDVLIVIMEKEIKFDSHVYPACVQWRNPERLNNTTGIAKVEQFSTAAHQFGFRNKDYSFMSHDACQENPTYPYFVFNWAGLLRSTDDAPNTDRHDIKLFMKPKPTALHEGKLFCLEVKQNESITSQTLVGSGVMIKTDRRYFIRGIAGPRLLRYQSNDDAAFKDFMNTIRNVANISFQHFSKNISDANGSFDPEFVQEAVFVFNYNFASILRNHLKPVGELLTNHPEKLLGVTDVADYVDWIKHVVAEVDPYYILGL
- the LOC135839479 gene encoding uncharacterized protein LOC135839479 isoform X1, which codes for MVKMICFSNGITRVFVCLFLLYLDPNSTVLCDAANELKSTLAPKICKVPMLSSPHMNNTYKCIKNIEDESKSCVSNGTVFELTVIKINCDPGYSVNGKDELVSVCYDNEWVPPIKECIISHPPVDCGRLPKNERDSQTSGMPWDVTVLRSDKQTKMVCLGTIITSRVILTSEHCLLASVFDQYDHKSMSRRNPLDPAMFEVVHVNDLVYQINSTWWSRVKYFTSEFVNIFKKTKFSTPLKIEEFRYFKHGNQDESLYHDPLIVIMEKEIKFDSHVYPACVQWETPKRLNITTGIAKYCLLISVFGQYDYKSMSRRNPLDPEMFEVTLANDIGYFTRPTWWTRMKYYASLFVDPTPKRLTPLMIEEFRYFKHGNQDESLFHDVLIVIMEKEIKFDSHVYPACVQWRNPERLNNTTGIAKVEQFSTAAHQFGFRNKDYSFMSHDACQENPTYPYFVFNWAGLLRSTDDAPNTDRHDIKLFMKPKPTALHEGKLFCLEVKQNESITSQTLVGSGVMIKTDRRYFIRGIAGPRLLRYQSNDDAAFKDFMNTIRNVANISFQHFSKNISDANGSFDPEFVQEAVFVFNYNFASILRNHLKPVGELLTNHPEKLLGVTDVADYVDWIKHVVAEVDPYYILGL